Proteins encoded together in one Miscanthus floridulus cultivar M001 chromosome 16, ASM1932011v1, whole genome shotgun sequence window:
- the LOC136510690 gene encoding uncharacterized protein — translation MQRKAVTRLMGMQFKIVYRQGKENVAADALSRVAHLFAIQAALYGYEPNIGAAPTISDNTSDSVTELVADQEQHLQSLRDHLARAQNRMKLMADRHRTNLQFSVGDQVLLNLQPYTQSGVASRPFPKLSFKYFGPYKVLGRIGTVAYRLELPEGSMIHPVFHISQLKPFVQDYTPVYSDLPVLTELDVANAFPEAILDRRLVKKGNAAIPQVKVSWTGLPEAAATWEDYNVLKKRFPSAPAGSSAGGGVTDGTQQE, via the exons ATGCAGCGCAAAGCTGTGACCAGATTGATGGGTATGCAATTCAAGATTGTGTACAGACAAGGGAAGGAAAATGTAGCAGCTGATGCTCTTTCTAGGGTGGCTCACTTATTTGCAATTCAGGCA GCCCTGTATGGTTATGAGCCTAACATCGGTGCAGCTCCAACCATCTCTGACAACACTTCAGATTCAGTCACGGAATTGGTTGCAGACCAAGAGCAACATCTTCAGTCTCTCAGGGATCATCTAGCAAGAGCCCAGAACCGGATGAAGCTGATGGCTGATCGACACCGCACTAATCTGCAGTTTTCAGTCGGGGATCAGGTGCTGCTCAACCTTCAGCCTTACACTCAGTCCGGCGTGGCTAGTAGGCCGTTTCCCAAGCTATCCTTCAAATATTTTGGTCCTTACAAGGTGCTGGGACGAATTGGGACAGTGGCCTATCGTTTGGAGCTTCCTGAAGGGTCAATGATACACCCGGTGTTCCACATATCTCAACTGAAACCATTTGTTCAGGATTATACACCGGTGTACAGTGACCTGCCAGTCCTCACTGAGCTGGATGTTGCCAACGCTTTTCCTGAAGCAATTCTGGATCGACGCCTTGTCAAGAAAGGTAATGCTGCTATACCTCAAGTTAAAGTGTCCTGGACTGGTTTACCGGAGGCGGCAGCAACgtgggaagattacaatgtgctcAAGAAGAGATTTCCATCAGCGCCAGCTGGTTCTTCAGCCGGGGGAGGTGTAACGGACGGTACACAGCAGGAGTAG
- the LOC136511589 gene encoding LOW QUALITY PROTEIN: protein NRT1/ PTR FAMILY 2.3-like (The sequence of the model RefSeq protein was modified relative to this genomic sequence to represent the inferred CDS: inserted 2 bases in 1 codon) — MEANGSQEQLPPRNLSVVDHESLQQPSDAKNTGGWITFPFLAVAMLGLGVARGGATSNFVVYLVKKYNVQRVDAAQISSIALGCLSLAPVGGAIIADAFFGCYPVVAVAMVFSVLALVMFTLTASLNVLRPAACQPGAAGPCEQASTGQIAALYAAVFMLCLSAGGARFNQATLGASQFDATADRDVLFNWYFIFFYASSVIGSTVIVYVQDNVSWGLGYAISGAASLAGLVMLLVGTPYYRRPGARGSPFTGLARVAVAAARKWKVNLDTSEELRFYHGTRSSNRDGNVISDTTSLATPSDSFRFLNRAALITAGDVATVDGSVVRPWRICTVQQVEDFKAVLRILPLWSASIVLSVAFGTQINFTVLQALAMDRALGRFTVPAGSMSVVILVSIVVSLVLLDRALLPLWRRLTGHTPTPLQRIGSGHVLAILSLAASAAVERHRMATVRAHGEXRSTLAWVSPLSAMWLVLPLALAGAGEALYFPGGVTLYYEEFPPSLKNTSTGMVAVIIALGFYLSTALVDVVRSTTAWLPNNMNASRLENLYWLLTVMAAVNFGYYLFCAKLYKYQNVGK, encoded by the exons ATGGAGGCCAACGGGTCTCAAGAACAACTGCCTCCTCGTAACCTCAGCGTCGTCGATCACGAGTCCCTCCAGCAGCCGAGTGATGCCAAGAACACGGGGGGCTGGATCACTTTTCCCTTCCTCGCAG TGGCGATGCTCGGGCTTGGGGTGGCAAGGGGCGGCGCGACGAGCAACTTTGTTGTCTACCTCGTGAAGAAGTACAACGTGCAGCGCGTCGACGCCGCTCAGATCTCCAGCATCGCCCTCGGATGCCTCAGCCTGGCTCCAGTCGGTGGAGCCATCATCGCCGACGCCTTCTTTGGCTGCTACCCTGTCGTCGCGGTCGCCATGGTCTTCTCTGTCCTG GCGTTGGTCATGTTCACTCTCACGGCGAGCCTGAACGTCCTGCGGCCGGCTGCGTGCCAGCCAGGCGCTGCTGGCCCGTGCGAACAAGCCTCGACCGGGCAGATAGCGGCGCTGTACGCCGCGGTGTTCATGCTGTGCCTCAGCGCGGGGGGCGCGCGGTTCAACCAGGCCACGCTGGGCGCCAGCCAGTTCGACGCCACGGCCGACCGCGACGTGCTCTTCAACTGGTACTTCATCTTCTTCTACGCGTCCTCCGTGATCGGCTCCACGGTCATCGTCTACGTGCAGGACAACGTGTCATGGGGGCTCGGCTACGCCATCTCCGGCGCCGCCAGCTTGGCGGGGCTCGTGATGCTGCTCGTCGGCACGCCGTACTACCGCCGGCCAGGCGCTCGGGGCAGCCCGTTCACGGGGCTCGCCAGGGTAGCTGTTGCTGCGGCCAGGAAATGGAAAGTCAACTTGGACACGTCAGAGGAGTTGAGGTTCTACCACGGAACACGCAGCAGTAACAGGGACGGCAACGTCATCAGCGACACCACTAGCCTTGCTACTCCAAGCGACAGCTTCAG GTTCCTGAACCGCGCTGCACTGATCACCGCCGGCGACGTCGCCACAGTGGATGGGTCGGTGGTCCGGCCGTGGCGCATATGCACGGTGCAGCAGGTGGAGGACTTCAAGGCGGTGCTCCGCATCCTGCCGCTCTGGAGCGCGTCCATCGTCCTCAGCGTCGCGTTCGGCACGCAGATCAACTTCACCGTCCTGCAGGCCCTCGCCATGGACCGCGCCTTGGGTCGCTTCACCGTGCCAGCGGGCTCCATGAGCGTCGTTATCCTCGTCTCCATTGTCGTATCCCTTGTCCTCCTCGACCGCGCGCTCCTCCCGCTCTGGCGGCGCCTCACTGGACACACCCCGACGCCGCTGCAGCGCATCGGCTCGGGCCACGTCCTCGCCATCCTCAGCCTGGCCGCGTCCGCCGCCGTTGAGCGTCATCGCATGGCGACCGTGCGCGCGCACGGCGA GAGGTCCACCCTGGCGTGGGTCTCACCACTCTCGGCGATGTGGCTAGTCCTACCGCTTGCGTTGGCTGGCGCTGGCGAGGCACTGTACTTCCCCGGGGGCGTGACGCTGTACTACGAAGAGTTCCCGCCGTCGCTCAAGAACACGTCCACGGGCATGGTCGCCGTGATAATCGCTCTCGGATTCTACCTGAGCACCGCTCTCGTCGACGTAGTCCGGAGCACCACTGCGTGGCTGCCAAACAACATGAATGCGTCCAGGCTTGAAAACCTGTACTGGTTGCTCACCGTGATGGCGGCCGTCAACTTCGGGTACTACCTGTTTTGTGCCAAGTTGTACAAATACCAAAACGTTGGTAAGTAG